ACCTCAGTTGTCCACTGCATGGGTTTCCGGGTGAAGTGTAAGTGCACTTGTTTGTGATGAGGCTACAGCCAGGCTTGCTCaccggtttcctccattttaactaatttccgTTATGTAAAATGTGTTGCCACTGGAAAACCcaaattatcatttattttttgtgcagttcaaaatttttttagtggtttgatttttaatttgatttttctgGCGAATACTAAGTTTTACATTGCCCTTCGTTGGATTTTTCAcgccataattttttaattttttaaattactcaCTACtgcatttgatttttaaattttgtgccCGATCTCCAGATTTCAATAACCTTCCTTATGGTAAATATTGAATTGAGCTTTTTTACGGCTTTTACCACGGTGACTAAGGTATTTTCCCTCTGGAATCGTGATATAATCTTAAACATGTATATAAtgataaaacaattttactcTTTAATTAACCTAAAGAtaccaattatttattttacgaaGCAATccagttgtgtttttttttttcaataaaaaaatagtttcgccTGTTTGGCCAAGGTGCGTATCTACGAATGTCAACCTCATTTTTAATGAATGAAGCGAAATGTAAAATAAGTCTGCGTTTAAACGAATGTCTGTCACTGTATATAGGGACTAGGGAAATTACCacaaagtttttattaattttaaacaccAGGACCCattttctagaaaaaatttatattataatttgaatGAGAAGCAGACTGAACCACATGCATGTTGTAAGTTCTGTCATAGGGATGAGTACCTCATATCCGGTATATAGAGATTAGAAATCTAAAACGTGACttttaattaagatatattCATTGGCGCctgatttttttaatgtaacagGGAatcttataaaatttcaaaatatgtaatattgaacaaaaatatGTGGTTTCGATATCGTGAGTTTTCGAACAGTCATAGTGAGTATGGTATTTTGTGGGaacatatgtacaaaatttcattgatatatttaccaaatataatatttatatttaaataatgcttTTGAACTAACGCAGCTGAGTCagaacataatttcaaaatGCTTATCGTAACATTCCACAAATTCTTCTAGTAAAATGTTGGCTGTGCgtagatgtatgtataatatatatatatatatatatatacatacatatatatacatatgtacatatatggaattatactatatatgcagattatgtaaattttaatcCATTCTTCAGAAAGTGTTAGTTTCAATTCGGCGTCCAAAAAGTTCACGCAACTCGCGGAAAAATGCCTCGCtttgttttctatattttactgaattattttctcatttcgcaaattaaatttggaattaGTCAGAATAATGATACGAGTACAACATGCGATTGTCATTATGATGTGCAAATAGAGGTCGTTAAAAAAGTGATGAAAGACTTAGAAGAGGTGCGAAAAAGTACagataaaatttcaaacattgaAAAGCAGTTACTTGCGAatcggtaaataatatttattatttctgaaagacttaaaatttttaaattatattatatcagGCGCTTATAAACCGTTATGGAGTATAGTACACACACTTACTAAATGTTTATTTCAGAGCATCAAATCCATCTAGTTGTATGGAAGCAGCAGCGAACAGTTTTCAAAGtggtatttataaaattaagctTGAAAAGTTGAATATTACCGACTTGGAGGTGTTTTGTGAAGAATACGTCGATTTTGGAGGATGGTTAGTTATTCAACGGCGTCAAAGTGGCTCCGTGAATTTTACTAGAGATTGGCATAGCTATAAGCAGGGATTCGGTGAACTCAACGGCAACTTTTGGATCGGTTTGGAAAAACTGCATGCGCTCACCAGCAGCTGTGAACAGGAGTTATATATTCAATTAGAAAAACGCAATGGCaaaaaattctttgcaaaatatgcagAGTTTCTTATTGGCGCTGAGTCAGAGAGCTACACTTTGAAGAAATTGGGTAATTATAACGGAAATGCGGGCGATTCCTTAAGTTCCAAATTGGGATACAAATTTTCCACCTACGATCGTGATAATGATGGTGAAGATTTATGGAATTGCGCAGAGTACTTGGAAGGCGGTTGGTGGTTTAACGGTTGCGATGACAGGTAAAAAGAGTTTTCACTTCTCAACgtttgtgttaatttttatttttcttttgcagTAATTTAAATGGAGTCTACGGTGATAATGACTACGGTGTGCATTGGGTGCGTTTAGAAAAAGATAAATCGTTATCGTTTGCGCAAATGATGATACGACCAACCCAGAATTGTTGGAGACGGTTGATGTTGAGCAATTTAAATAGATGTGCCTAAGAAATCTTTCATGTTTTAAGTCTTTATAACTATTTAGTTTCTGTTAGACTTTAATATCTTTATTTACAGAATCATTGAGATTCATTTGAAACTGTACCTACTTatattcaaatacaatattaagCATtccaatttatgatttttatgcattgtaataaaatttcagcACAAAGCAATATATTTCATTTGGTCGTTTATCTCTTTAAAATGCAACCTGAAGAGATGTTATGGGTGCTAACACACACGCCATGTGTTAGCTGACTTCGATGTGCCAAGTGTTGGAGAGAAGTCAAACGAACAGAACAACCCTGCGCTAACATTTCCTTTGACACTTTCTTTGGtggataaataatttaataaaatacttataataaatattttaatctgggaaataaaaaatttttttacaactatGTTAAAGAAAAGtgttatgtttaaaaatattaaaaaacaagtaaggaaaggctatgttcgggtgcaaccgaacatcttatactctcgcaatttattgatatatttttattaagataacacacaatttgacccaatttgaaaatttaattaagatacctgagagatttaccgaaattttcagtgaaaaattaccatggggcactgaattcttcatattcaaatgttatagtccgttttcgacaattttctcacaagtgatgccacagatcatatacagtatttgtgtaaagttttatttcgatatcttcattggttccttacgtatatattataaagtgaaggaataagatggagttcaaaattgagttacatgggaagttgtcgtggttgtgaaccgatttcatccattttccacacgtgtcatcagggtatcaagaaaatattatataccgaatttcattcgaatcggtcgagtagttcctgaggtatggtttttgagtgcagcttccttcggcaatttcttctgtaaaattaagtatttctgacatttttcgttagtgagataacccacttttagtaattttcaacctaacctttatatgggaggtgggcgtggtttttatccgatttcaactaattttcatGGTTTGTGGTGGGgcacgtaagagaaccgactacagaaagcttggcttatatagctttattggtttgcgagatacatacaaataaccgatttgggggcgggaccacgcccacttcctcaaaaaaaattacatccaaatatgccccttcctagtgcgatcctttattctaaattttacttttataactttatttatggcttagttatgatactttataggttttcggttttcgccattttgtgggcgtgccagtggtccgattttgcccaacccTCTCACGCtctcaaggaacatgtgttccaagtttcgttaagatatttcaatttttactcaagttgcacggccggacggacagacagacagacaggattttgactcgtctcgtcaccctgatcattttgatatatataaccctatatctaattcgtttagttttatgacttacaaacaaccgttatgtgaacaaaactataatactctcttagcaacttttgttgcgagagtataaatatatgtattgtaatttttgataataattcGGCGTTTGAACAATTTTCATAGTGTGAATGTTCTAACGTGTGTATAAAAACACTTGATATTGAAGATAGATGCGACGGCATGACGTATGTATTGCAGATGGGTAAAACCGGACCATAAAACTTCGTCAACCGAAAAGATATACAGTATTGCAACTACATCACAAATTAAgccataaaataacaataaagaaAATTGTGGTTTAGAAGATCACATAACGCAGTATGCATGTCGGATATATGTAAGTTGTTGGAGAAAGTTCTCCTGATACCATCCTCTAATAGGTTTTCTTGTATACACTAAATATAGTCGTATCTGGAAATATAGTCGTATCTGGAGTGAAGTAATTATTGCAAGGCCTTTTcactatatttaatttgttcacTATATCAAGGctgatattttcttcaaaaacttctgttatttgccaaaaatttatttatctgtGCACATAATTTCAAAATCGTTAGAATAGATTTTTGTGAATCATTCCATGTTTATCAATGTTTGAAAGAAATCGTGAATagatgtttgtttttttttggttttagatATTGTTTTCTCTACTGTTGTTTCGTAGATTTCCCAGAACTAGTAAACTACTATAATCACAGGTGTTGGCCTCAGTCCGTGTGCTAGCTCTATCGAAACTGTCAATAGCTTCAGTAGCTTTAGTGTCATCAGATTCTTTCATATTATCGGCGTCTTTCTCAAAATTTACCGCTTcgttattttcgattttttgtcaaGGAGACAACATCTTTTCCGATTTGTTCAagaatttaacatttttctataaagaaagattttttctcaaatacatgATTGCACGATGAATGTATTAGTAAtcagcattaaatgaaaatatttcgagCACAAACAATTTACACTTGAAGAAAGACAAAATAATCCGATCAGtgtgaaaatttgaattatgagtTAAAATATTCaaccaagaaaaaaatttaaaatgagggattgtttgtatttgtaataagatatgaaaaaaataattatgagaaaaaaatattaatgttaaatatttcagaAGCGAACTTTGgtcaaattcataaaaataaaaactcaataaatttgttcacaaaatttataaaaaagggAATGTAGAAgtgattgtttgtttttattttttaattttagtttatctAATAAGAAATATCTCGAACAAATCTTTGTTGCGCTTCTTTTTGCCTTAATTACCGCCCTATTCCTTGATGATATGGACGAAATGACCTTTTGGAGTAATCCGACCACAATGGCATCAATTCTATTCCTATTCAAAAGGATTGACTTAATTCTTTTTGGTTCCTCGGCCTCTGTGCGGCTACCCCTTTCTTCATAATCGCCCACAGCTTTTCGATCGGGTTTAAATCGGGGCCGTTCCCAGGCCACGTCAACTGATTTATGCCCATTTGAAGCATAAAATCGCGTACCTCCATAAAATTAACAAGAAATGAGATCAAAATTAGTTCTGAATGCGAATAATAACAGGTAGTggaattaaaaagtaataatactGACGATGTTTGACCTGTGACTTGGCTCAGAATCGTCTTGGAAGATTACATCGATTTGGTCCCGATACAGATCTTCGATTCAGAGTACTGAATAGGCTTCCAGGcttcaatattattgaaattgcaAAAGTTCGAGTAGGCCCCAGATTagggtatttaaatatatggaaAAGCTAGTTTAACGAAGCCGGCGTATAGAACCCATAAGCGCTCTTAATGAATAAAGGAATCTTTAGCTCTTTATATAAGACAACAAAATGCTTGCCATTAAAGTTGTAATAATTGGATTTGCGGATTAAATgtgataatgaaaataatacttCCTGgtgtttaaattgattttttcccCTTCAATACGgcgcacaaaaaatatttgaaactttgTTATcgcttatgaacagcaaaaaaccCGAAAGGGTGGTGGGCAGTGTTTTGGCCATTTTCGACCATTACACCCTTACTGCTAACAATTAGCGCCACAAAACGGTTTTCGCGAAATTCTTTTATTCTTCTATTatcaatgtgttttttttttctattttaggtTTTACTGTTTTCTTTTTGCTTGTTCGATTATAAAACAAAGGAAATGGAAAAACCAGCATCAGCGCTGAGGAATTGAGAAGCAGCACTTATCTGGAGTACATTAACGGGCATTGAAGTAATGCCAAACAGTGAGTCAGTTAGTTTGCCAGCATCAggaattaaattgaaatgaattggCCACTTGTATTTCAATTGAAAGGCTAACCACTGGCAAAAGAGACGAAAGGCAAGAGTTGAAAGACGAAAGACGGCAAGTcgtaaaagtacaaaataagcgCAAGTATTTACTGAAGTGGAAACGGGACTTTCGTAAGCTATTACGTAGCAGTCGCGCTGTGTGTTCGTGTATGCAGAACGCATTGCCCGGCTACCGACCGATATCGGATCCATTATGAAGCAGGATATTTACGCCGAATTGCTGAAAATAAAAGGCACTGCTGTAATGAAGGAATAAACGAAAGAAATTTAAGTGTAAAATTACCAATGCTGCGAAAGAGTAGCACTGATAGCAAAAAATATGAAGAGAAGAGGAAAACACTGTTACGCATTTCAATTGGCAAAGTTGTGTCTTTTGTGCACACAAATGAAGTGacgaaaaaatgttgcaaatgaaaGGGAAAACCTCGGCATGCCAGTGAGGCgaaaagccaaaaacaaaaaaaaaaattaaaaatacaaaaacaacaagtaaggaagggctaagttcgggtataaccgaacattttatactctcgcaatttatttatttaatttcattaacataacacacaatttggcccacatattcgtcatatatgtatttggtataaagtccattgtaagttggaaaccctaatattatgtatatgggagttaggtgagttataacccgatttcacgtattttaggcacggagacaaattattaaaaaaaaacatatttcctccgaatttcttcaaaatatctgagagatttacttttatttccgATAAAAAAGAAACTAGAACCCCTGATactctcatgttcgatatatggggccttgaaaatgtatggtccgatttcgacgatttttagaagggcgatgccacactataaatatagtatttgtgcaaagttctgttccgatttcttcactaatgcttactttaaatattgtaatgtaaacgattcagatcgtcttcaaagttctggtatgtaggaagtaggcgtggttgtgaaccgatttgtcctattttcacaacatatcatcgggatgcaaggaaaatattacaaaccgaatttcattgaaattggtcgagtagtttcggtgatatggtttttgacccataagtaggcgggaccacgcccatttaaaattttgtataccattttgagagcagctcttctgtaccttctttataatgaaatttaaggtttctgttggttttccttactgaattaaagcatttttagtagtttcaaacataacctttgtatgggaggtgggcgtggttattatccgattttctccatttttggactatataaggaaatacctgaaaaaaacgactgctgaaagtttcgtttatatagttttagtagtttacgagatatgtacaaaaaacttagtagggggcgacgccacgcccactttctcaaaaaaattacatccaaatatgccccttcctagaacaatcatttgtaccaaattttgctttgatagcttaatttatggcttagttatagctctttatgtgttttcggttatcgtcattttgtgggcgtggcagtggtccgattccgcccaacttttcgaacttaacctttttacggtgccaaggaata
This portion of the Zeugodacus cucurbitae isolate PBARC_wt_2022May chromosome 3, idZeuCucr1.2, whole genome shotgun sequence genome encodes:
- the LOC105216908 gene encoding angiopoietin-related protein 2-like; amino-acid sequence: MPRFVFYILLNYFLISQIKFGISQNNDTSTTCDCHYDVQIEVVKKVMKDLEEVRKSTDKISNIEKQLLANRASNPSSCMEAAANSFQSGIYKIKLEKLNITDLEVFCEEYVDFGGWLVIQRRQSGSVNFTRDWHSYKQGFGELNGNFWIGLEKLHALTSSCEQELYIQLEKRNGKKFFAKYAEFLIGAESESYTLKKLGNYNGNAGDSLSSKLGYKFSTYDRDNDGEDLWNCAEYLEGGWWFNGCDDSNLNGVYGDNDYGVHWVRLEKDKSLSFAQMMIRPTQNCWRRLMLSNLNRCA